The following DNA comes from Cololabis saira isolate AMF1-May2022 chromosome 7, fColSai1.1, whole genome shotgun sequence.
AAACCCGGtgtttttatattaaatatataatataaataaataaattgggggttttttttgcgagttatttcacaatgaacatctgtgtattatttcatattatttattatatgttTAATAGGTCACATTAGCCCTTTAAATAATTATtgtaataatttgttttatattcattAAATGTTATTAGTGATATATGTCTCATATGATTGTGAAAAGTGAAAACAAGAAATTACCCAATATAGTCATAATGGTACAAAAAACATATCATTTAGATATTTAGTAACTATCAAAGACTAAACCTGGtgtttttatattaaatatataacataaataaataaattaggatTTTTTTGCAAGTTATTTCACAATGAACATGATTTTCTGTATTATTTCACATTATTTAATCGATGTTTCATAGGTCACATTAGCCCTTTAAAGGattattgtaatatttttttttatattcattgTAGGAAAGGTTATTAGTGATATATTTCTCTATACTGTATATGATTGTGAAAAGTGAAAACAAAAATTGACCCAATATAGTCATAATGGTACAAAAAACATATCATTTAGATATTTAGTAACTATCAAAGACAAaacccggtgttctgccaatttctgctgctttgccaaaaaatgctacctaatggttttctacctttgtagagctacaattctactgtgttttacagcccacttccttttcccccaagtggtccttgtctcttgccaggccgtttttgtaaataagaatgttcttaatgacctgcctggttaaataaaggcgaatgactgaattaatatcaaataaagccatagaattttttttcctgtttatcgtataatgttcacaaagtgtactgcaattcatgtcatgggtcgtgtattttgaagtatCAAATACTCACAttccatatacaggactgtctcaaaaaatgtgaatattgtgataaagttctttattttctgtaatgcaattaaaaaaacaaaaatgtcatacattctggattcattacaaatcaactggaatattgcaagccttttattattttaatattgctgattatggcttacagtttaagattaagattcccagaatattctaatttttttagataggatatttgagttttcttaagctgtaagccatgatcagcaatattaaaataataaaaggcttgcaatatttcagttgatttgtaatgaatccagaatgtatgacatttttacattacagaagataaaggactttatcacaattgtaaatttctgagacagtcctgtacattttacatcgtgcaagaaattatgggcgtggcaatcaaactttataaatcgactgtgcgcatgcgcagaaccacaaagtaggagttctcggcaggtagcaaggattggcagaacaccggtgtttttatattaaatatataatacaaataaataaattaggacTTTTTTGCGAGTTATTTTACAATGAACATGattttctgtgtattatttcatattatttaataGATGTTTCATAGGGCACATTAGCCCTTTAAAGGATTATtgtaataatttgttttatattcattGTAGGAAATGTTATTAGTGATATATTTCTCTCTATAtataaaattgttattattatcctgataaattcagacttttattttggtgGCTCAACAGAAAAACACTGCCATTTCCGGTTTACCCGGAAGTGGGTACAATTCCCAAAGATGGCGGAGCAAGGTCCGATGGCCATCGCGATGCGGCTCCGGAACCAGCTGCAGTCCGTTTACAAGCTGGACCCGCTGCGGAACGAGGTGAGCGGCGGTGCGGGTCCGTGCGGGTCCGGGCGGGAGATCCCGGGAccccgcgggagcgcgcagggGACACCCGAGCGGGAGCGAGCGGGGACCGCGGGGTCGAGCTGCCCGGTCCGCGCAGCAGCGTGCACCAAAACCCGCAAATAAcactttattcacacatttatgGTAGTCTTTTCCTTAATTAGGCTGTAGGTCTACTCAATTTGAGCTTAATGTGAGTTAAATGCGGGTTGGTGCATCATCAGCAGTCCGTTAaacatgaattatggttctgcgttaaatcgacgcagggtttacgccgtagggtacgcgcagcctacggcgtatggtacgcggcgacgcacacctgtACGGCgtagttctgcgtcggtgtaacgcggaaccataaatcagcctttaggtcTCGTCTTGTGATGGTCCGGTTTCAACTGCGTGTTTAACGTCAACACGCTCAGTtcattttagtttctttattaCCAATTGTTTCTGTTGCAATATCACTTTTTTTGGGATGCATTTTCACACATACAAGCAAACACATTTTATTATTCTTGATCTGTTCTTGAAACTATCCAAGAGTCGAACCAggttatgttatgttttttttattgtgaaaacTTTTGTTCATCCAAGTTTAAACTTTTCTCATTGTTATTGGAGGTGAAATATGAGGGAGAGTCCCACGGCAGCACTTCGGTGTGGTATCGACCTgcacatgtacaggactgtctcagaaaattagaatattgtgataaagtccttacaaatcaactgaaatattgcaagcctgtCGGCTGCATGTCGTGGGACACAAGGCAGGCTGCTTTTATGTCTCGGCCGGTGATTATACATCGTGGATCATGGACACATTTGAAAAAGAATCAGTGGCAAACTATaaagctgtcaactgatcagaGGAAGATGCTCATGGTGACATGTGAACATTGTCTGAAGACCTCATCTTGGAAaccaaaaggacaaaaaaaaaatgttctctcATAAATATTAAGACACTTTGGTTGAATTGTAACATATTTTGGAAAATGCTTTCTTTTTGAAATAGCTACCACACCTAAAACAGAGAGGATAGTAAACAAACAtatattttcagttttatttttttcaatgacTACCTTTTTATGTTTAATTAATAAGATTCAATCTGCCCTCAACTCTCAACCTCAAGGCTACTTTCTGATTCATTTCCAGTCCTTTGGACATAATTTCACCACCTTTACAATAAACtaacataattttctttttaattctttagATTTTACTTGAAATTAACTGCACTGAGAAGTAGAGTTTGTGCAGCAGTTATTTGAGATACATTTAAACTGTGAACAATCTAGTCTGTGTTTGCAAAAATAAACTCAAGAAATGAAGTCATGCATTATCTCTCATTGGCTCCAGCGCTTCATGACTTTTAATCAAACATGGCTCTGAAAATCTTCAAACTTTACACATCATAATATAGGGAAAGCAGTTGCATCTTGTAGTGTGTCGTTATGGACAACTAATAAAGACTAAACCCCATCACTGCTGAAGGCTGTGCGTGTACAGGATTCTctaagaaaattagaatattgtgataaagtccttttattttctgtaatgcaatttaaaaaaaaaaaaaaaaaaaaaaaaaaagcccaaagaAAAtattccagaatattctaattttttgagataggatatttgagttttcttaagctgtaagccatgatcagcaaattaaaataataaaaggcttgcaatatttcagttgatttgtaatgaatccagaatgtatgacatttttgtttttgtaattgcattacacaaaatcacaatattctaattttctgagacagtcctgtacgtcTTGGAGCGGCTGGATCAGAACTTCCTTGGTCCTGCGTGGTAAAATGTTTCTGTCACAGCAGCAACTAATGATGTGAAAACTCCAGCAGCGTTCATTTCAAGCTGAAATTAGGTTTGTGTATATTAACAATGTGTGTGACGTTTCTTTATTGGGCTCTACAGGAGAAAGTCAAGTTAAAGATCAAGGACCTGAATGAACACATCGTCTGCTACCTCTGCGCCGGCTACTTCATAGACGCCACAACCATCACGGAGTGTTTACACACCTGTGAGTCCGTCTGGAAATCTTACGTCCTCAGCTCTTTTTGCCATTTAGCAAAAGCAGCGATCCGTTTAACCCAGTGGAATATCTTTCTTCTTCTCAACAGTCTGTAAAAGTTGCATTGTGAAATACCTGCAAACCAGCAAATATTGTCCAATGTGCAATATCAAGATCCATGAAACGCAGCCCTTACTGAACCTCAAACTGGATCGAGTGATGCAAGACATCGTCTACAAACTGGTGCCTGGACTACAAGAAAGTAAGTCCTCGGCCTGTCGGTGGTTGAATCTCTTGAAGAAgaggaataaaaatgtgttttagggCAGAAGGTGAATTGATCAGTGGATTCCTTGCATTGTCTGCTGTGTttgaaagtttttctttttttgtgggtGTATTTTTCAGGTGAAGATAAGAGAATAAAGGAGTTTTATCAGTCGCGAGGGTTGGAGAGAGTTGTCCAGCCTGCTGGCGACAGTAAGCTTTTGTTTTACCATTCTTGCTTTCTCACTTAGTACTTAATTTAATTATACAAAGCTGCTCTGTatgaaatatatttaaaaagtgaaaaatgccACAATTAAAATGCAACCCTCTAGTCCAGGGATGTCAattgtgcggcccgagagagattttcatgcggcccgcaagaagtttccaacgcaaaaaccgaaatgttattttactaaaaaggaaggcataaataattgccatgaatcgcagcatattcgataatatatttattctacaaatccatcgttattccacaaagagagcagttttcgacattttttttagttttctagaatgcatttgcagattttatttctttgtagacagtcgtttatttttattaactgactactattatatattttcgcaggaaaaatatcactgctaaaaaagatgataaaagatatttattcagagaatttcagttttgaatacgaagatagtgacaaagtaaaacagttaaaaaagaagtgctgactttttcggcacactggcgtaaatatccccgccaattttttaaaaataaatatacttaattgtactggaaaaatctctaaatcacaaagaaacactctcggatgtaataagaaagattttgcttttaattaaatttcttataaaaaagcgaaatataaaaaaaacatacttgtttctgtttatctttgtaaaattatattaaaagtatcttacataatttgaaaaaaaatgagaaattttaagaaaatatcctgaagaaatatattttacataattagagtgtaaacaaagtgcatatttcctttaaaatgaactaaactgatattggattagataacaatagtaaaaaaaagaattgggaaaaaaaaaagttttgcaccgtttttgttattttgagcgtgcggcccgcgagaaagaAATGGGTCAAATCcagcccgccaagcaaaattaatttgacacccctgctctagtcgCTGTGGTCGACTCAACATTTCGTTTGGTAAAAGACAGTATCATTTCTTTTCATCAGTGCTTCACTGAAATGGTGTAACACCAATCAGGATCAAAGTCAGGTTACAGATTCTGAGATTCATCATCACATGCCCAGATGTCTGAATAAACAGAGTTGTAATCAGGAGCTGCCTTATCAGTGTGCTTATTAGATCAGTTTTGGatgtaaaaatgatttatttttccCGCAGATGTGTCAGACGCGACGGGTTTACCTTACACGAGCTTCGACCACTCAAAAGCCCACTTCTACAGATACGACGAACAGGTTTCGCTTTGTTTAGAAAGGCTAAGGTAAGCTGTTTTGTTGAAACCTACAGTGATTTGTGTGCACTTTTTGTAGAATATTTCAGATAAGATTAATAAAACACCAACACGGCTGTGAGTGCGCTACATTTCAAGATGACGCTTTGCAGCGAAACACTCCATTTTCAGGGCCGTTGTTTACTCTGCTTTGTATTTACAGCTCATCGCTCGCGGGGAAAGATAAGACACGGCTCACACTTCAGGTGAGATTCACTAatcaactgtgtgtgtgtgttcatgtgtgtgtgtgtgttcgtgtgtgtgttcagCTGGTTTCAGATGCTTTCACAGCAACCAGGGGAAATGTGTCTCCAGGGCATATTTCTTTCCACGGCCCTTTCAAGTAATTTATATCCTTGACTGCTAAGCACATACATGGCTCGCTGACAAGTGCAGCAACAGCAGAATCCAGCTCAGCCTCTTAGGCTGGCTGCTGCCGGAGCCTAATGCTTGTCGAGGAAAACGGATAAGTAGGAGAACTGCAGTACGAAGGCACATAATCGGTATTCTCTGATCAAGTCACTCATCTTGCAAAAAGCATGTTACATAACTGCGGAAATGTGCAACGCTCTCTGTGGCAAATGTGTATTTTGTCGTTCCCATTTAGACTCGCTCACTGATTTGTTGCGCATCTATCTTTGTAAGGAGTCTTGCGTTCCCAGCGCGTCTGCAGCGGACACTAATGATATGTTTGCTCAACTCGGCACGGCTCTAgccctttttaaaaatgttatcgTGAGTGACGACTTGTGAAATACAAATTTCAGTGCCACTTCAGTCAAGATGATACTATGTGGAGATGTGTAAACACTGCAGGCTGTTGACGGTGAGAGACTCATCACCTGTGGGTTTAAACAGCCGTCTCTGCAGCATCCCTGACGTTCTGCACACATTGGTACACCTGTTAGTTTCCTGAACTTGTTTGCAAAACAGAGAAAGCATAATTTttaatagggctggggatcgattcaaatgtcaagaatcgtttcgattccgattcttaagattcagaatcgattatcaagattcgattccgatattgatttgggttagtgttattaaaacagttttttgagctgttgcatgaattatatgactgtagttatgcaaaatattactagtATTATAAtcagattcaacagcaagtattgcagctaatgatgctgtaaggaccaatcagctcccagaatgctgatagaactgctttcagaaacatcatgtgggtcagaattaccaaacagatccaggacagcAAACGGAGACAGATGAAAaaacggttttattttttcccacattccgtttttatttgttccattttcggtctattttggtttttgatttttgaaaatttggtttttagcattttttgcaaatgtaaccccgaCCCAGTATATagagtaatgaaatatagacaatttatgcaattataacactttaatgttttcatacctttaaacatatttaaaggcaaaacatggcaccagttattctcgtgtccaacaaaccattccttttttgggcataaacaaaaaaataaccaaaagttgtaatgtaatgatgaaaaaaaaaatacataaataaataaaaaaaattaaaaaaaaataaataaaacaatcgatctttagacatatgaatcgatttttaggaattaatatgagaatcgatttagaattgggaaatcgattttttcaacacaggcctatttacatgcagtcaaaattcgggttattgctaatattccggttactgaaacattcggaatgttccgtttccatgcgtgagcaaacagggttatccctgtatacatggtaattaatcattggggatatcccgatcaaacccgcgacgcacggagaacgtgatgacgcaattaccgtaatttccgctttttcttcctgtatccaaattcaaaacaaatgctgctttgcgcaacttttcgctcaccttcttgtaaatctggctatcccggtactttctaccgtctacaaatgcagaaatgttcatatccttcatcacatttatgaagttattagtctcctcctcactccaaaagtgtggcgtggtcttgcgtttctccgtgtttataagaacttcctggactcaaaagacaaggattccttgtgaacagagcatgcgcagaaaacaaattcatgttccgtttgatggggatataccatttggcgtttacatgacccaatattcaggttttaagagtaacccaggggtcatattcggtttttaaaaacctgaatatgagcaaattcgggttattcaaaggggttattggtgtttacatggccgtgcaattttgggttattgccaatatccgggttttaaaagggttattgatgcatgtaaacgcagtcacagaGAACGCATAATCTTGAACGATTTACAAATCCATGAGAATGTTTTTCGTTTGGCTGACATAAGCCTAAATATATTCCAACTCTTATGAACTAAAAGCCATCTCTCCTGACACTGAGGGAGGTCGTGTCCCGCCTCCGTCTCCACAGCCTACAGGCTCTGTGATGATAAACAGCCCATCCCGTCCAAGTCCAGGGGACACCGTTTGCAACGGAAAATGACGCAGGAATGAGCCGCGTCCAGTCAAATCATGCCAGGTTGAACCATGTAATGGAAATGGCCTGATGGGTCGTGATTCCACCAGATGGAGCTCTGCAGCGCCTGAGGAGCAAAGGCTTTCTGTCGTGTGGCTTCATATCACACCAGCAGTGTTTCTGAAATGTGTTTCGTCCACTCAGCTGTGCAGGTTGCATTCAGTCTGGCGCATTTCTATTTGTGTTTGTGGACTTTTTCCTGTGGTCCTCGCAGCGATCTGTGTTTGGGTGACGTCGTCATGCCCAAACTCTAACGTGGATATTAATTGAAGAGTGAGGACTGTTCCTAACTGAGTCAGAAACGACATAAACAGACTTCTGGCATTCGGAGCTGGTCACATTTTCCAAAATTCGATTCAAATACCTTCACTGCTTCTTTTAttgaaattcaattcaaaagtaCTTTAATCCTCGAAGGGATTAAAAGGATAACtttaaaatgaattgaattaatgaataactaaaatgaataataaagtctaaaattaaaatgtatcattttatttaacatgaGAAACAAAactatactttttttttgtaattcaaagtttttattattttttcattaatgCAACACACAAAACGAACATCAAACACCACAGACATCATGGAGgtcaaaaatagcaaaaaaaaaaaaaaattatattaatagaagaaattaaaaaaaaaaaagtaaatttgaaaaatctaaaaataaattaactaaaATTAAAACAGGCAGGTAAGTAAGTCCAATTAACAACAAAACTATACTTAAGATAATTATTAATTTCCACCGATCCAGAGACCTGCGTGTGATTTTAAAAATGACAGCAAGGTCATCGTGAGCAGAGTTTGACACATCTcattttaatggcttttttaaTGTAGTTTCCAACACTGATATTGAAGTTGAACATATGAATATCCCTTCCTGGAGCAACGCTGTAAGAATGTGTTAGTACTTACTGTACTTTTTGTTAAATGCCTTTTTGCTCGTCTGCAGTTTCACTGCCTCTGCCAGATGTTACAGTTTAGTCTAAATGTGTTTCGACTCTCATTACGTGTggttttcttttcataaatcatacagatttctccctgacatgttttttttctttacatcttTTCTTGATGTCTTGATGTTTTTAGTGAGGTTGAGACAAAGATGTTTTTTgtggagtgtgtgtttgtgttggttttttttttatgcttagctgagtatatatatttttctgatattttcttttctgcattttttttttccttccccaTGAATACATGGACAAACCCGTTAAAGAAAGCAATGTAGTTTACTAACTTTAACTTATTACTTGAAATAGACTTACTTGGTGAAAAACCAAACCGAGATCTCGTTCCGCTGCTGCAGTGACGGCGATGTTCCAGCAGAGGGCAGTCTCGTTTAACCCTGCACGGTCTGGCTGTGGACACCTtatacacttatacacacatgcTTGTGTTTAGTATCAGGTCTCCGGGGGTTAACAGGTGTCCTCCGGTAATCACTGTACCTTTAGCCGCCGGGCATTTTCCAACCAATCAACTGTTTATACGTGATGCTGCTACATGTTTTCTTAAAACAAATCAGCTCCctgtttgactttgactttaCAGTAATTGAATATTCAAGTCATTCTGCACAGTAACTGGATTAAGATCTGGTGTTTTAATAGAGGGTTGTTTTATTATCATTCAACCATGTCTGGTTTGGTGACCGTGTAAAGTTAAAATGCT
Coding sequences within:
- the pcgf1 gene encoding polycomb group RING finger protein 1 isoform X2, translating into MAEQGPMAIAMRLRNQLQSVYKLDPLRNEEKVKLKIKDLNEHIVCYLCAGYFIDATTITECLHTFCKSCIVKYLQTSKYCPMCNIKIHETQPLLNLKLDRVMQDIVYKLVPGLQESEDKRIKEFYQSRGLERVVQPAGDNVSDATGLPYTSFDHSKAHFYRYDEQVSLCLERLSSSLAGKDKTRLTLQKFVRCSVRAEVRHLRKVLCHRLNVEKNQVQMLFNNESLPDHMTMKRLWLSHWFGKAQPLVLHYTIKDKRTR
- the pcgf1 gene encoding polycomb group RING finger protein 1 isoform X1 → MAEQGPMAIAMRLRNQLQSVYKLDPLRNEEKVKLKIKDLNEHIVCYLCAGYFIDATTITECLHTFCKSCIVKYLQTSKYCPMCNIKIHETQPLLNLKLDRVMQDIVYKLVPGLQESEDKRIKEFYQSRGLERVVQPAGDNVSDATGLPYTSFDHSKAHFYRYDEQVSLCLERLSSSLAGKDKTRLTLQQKFVRCSVRAEVRHLRKVLCHRLNVEKNQVQMLFNNESLPDHMTMKRLWLSHWFGKAQPLVLHYTIKDKRTR